In the genome of Veillonellales bacterium, one region contains:
- a CDS encoding L,D-transpeptidase family protein: MSGLRLLKLKRSRVYCGVAIFLIMSIICGILGLEYIDEQELAGIENQPSGMPVGLVSIAIKIPERILEVHSDGELYKKYRIAVGKSDTPTPIGEWNVVWKAYNWGSGFGTRWMGLNVPWGIYGIHGTNNPWSIGQFASHGCIRMRNRDIEELFEWVPIGTEVRIEGRKVKIKRVLKYEMTGSDVALLQIKLRELGYLDSRADGIFGAMTEEAVRRFQTEQGLEATGIVTKNLINLLEI, encoded by the coding sequence TTGAGTGGTCTTCGACTGCTGAAATTGAAACGATCGCGAGTATATTGCGGCGTTGCTATTTTTCTGATTATGAGTATTATTTGCGGAATTTTAGGTTTGGAATATATTGATGAACAAGAATTAGCGGGGATTGAAAATCAGCCTAGCGGGATGCCTGTCGGTTTGGTGAGTATTGCGATTAAAATTCCGGAGCGAATTTTGGAAGTGCATAGTGACGGAGAACTGTATAAAAAGTATCGTATTGCCGTAGGAAAAAGTGATACGCCGACGCCGATTGGTGAATGGAATGTGGTTTGGAAAGCGTATAATTGGGGATCGGGTTTCGGGACACGTTGGATGGGGCTTAACGTTCCCTGGGGTATTTATGGAATTCATGGCACTAACAACCCTTGGTCAATTGGTCAGTTTGCCAGTCATGGCTGCATTCGTATGCGTAACCGCGACATAGAAGAACTGTTTGAATGGGTGCCGATTGGTACGGAGGTAAGAATTGAGGGCCGCAAAGTAAAAATTAAACGAGTGCTTAAATACGAAATGACCGGTTCGGATGTCGCTTTGCTACAAATAAAACTGCGGGAATTGGGTTATTTGGATTCCAGAGCCGATGGTATTTTTGGTGCAATGACAGAAGAAGCAGTTCGACGTTTTCAAACAGAACAAGGACTTGAAGCGACTGGGATTGTAACGAAAAATCTTATCAATTTGTTAGAAATTTAA
- a CDS encoding 3D domain-containing protein, with protein MKKNVMIAMMLALNIFYPTVSQAYASSLEDSLVQIAAQNSRISNVQELIKIKQQLDQGKTDALISAVAQNALGKKEQGNIMATAVSSNIISVAQEGIRQKLGQRIEEQLVAHKDEVDILSLLLKEANILTPSVEMENNSLTGAPENYRRVMDMTATAYASGPLDNGKWKNQTYMGGVIQKGVVAVDPRIIPMGTKLWVEGYGEAIAADQGSAIQGNRIDLAFNTRQEALDYGIKNIKVYTLN; from the coding sequence ATGAAAAAGAATGTAATGATTGCAATGATGCTGGCTTTGAACATTTTTTATCCTACGGTATCGCAAGCATATGCTTCATCGTTAGAAGATTCATTAGTGCAAATTGCTGCCCAGAATTCGAGAATTTCAAACGTACAGGAATTGATTAAGATAAAACAACAACTGGATCAGGGTAAAACCGATGCTTTAATTAGCGCTGTTGCACAAAATGCTTTAGGGAAAAAAGAACAAGGAAATATTATGGCCACGGCAGTTAGTAGTAATATTATTTCGGTTGCCCAAGAAGGCATACGCCAGAAATTGGGACAGCGGATTGAAGAGCAGCTGGTTGCTCATAAGGATGAAGTTGATATTCTTTCTTTATTGTTAAAAGAAGCAAATATATTGACACCGAGTGTCGAGATGGAAAACAATTCACTGACAGGAGCACCAGAAAACTATCGGCGGGTAATGGATATGACAGCTACCGCTTATGCGTCAGGACCCCTTGATAATGGGAAATGGAAAAATCAAACCTATATGGGCGGAGTGATTCAAAAAGGTGTAGTTGCCGTTGATCCCCGGATTATTCCTATGGGAACTAAGCTTTGGGTTGAAGGCTACGGCGAAGCGATTGCTGCCGATCAGGGAAGTGCCATTCAGGGGAATCGAATTGATTTAGCCTTCAATACCCGGCAAGAGGCGCTGGACTATGGGATCAAAAATATAAAAGTGTATACGTTAAACTAA
- a CDS encoding Zn-dependent hydrolase, whose amino-acid sequence MDKEWAMEIIQHISEFGKADHGINRQAFSKADMQAKQYVIKLMQDIGMVVRQDEIGNVIGRLEGMDPRLPAVLTGSHLDTVPDGGKYDGVVGVVGGLAAMRRLKERSTNHPLEVVVFAAEESSRFAYATMGSKAMTGRGNSKAWRKATDCEGISFPQALREQGLDFETIGNCMRNKQDIKAFLELHIEQGPVLEKEGHSIGIVEAIAAPTRLKITVQGVAGHSGTTPMEDRHDALVSAAAIILAIQEVALEQSRYGTVGTVGALKVYPGAMNVIPGLVELWVDIRGVDQKSIIECLQDIKDAVSTIAEGQETSMAIEMLSADKPVQMNQAITQVIEKVCRKAGKTYKRMNSGAGHDAMNMAYLAPAGMIFIPCHDGLSHNPDEYVNPEDIMAGIDVLAETLYELAK is encoded by the coding sequence ATGGATAAAGAGTGGGCCATGGAGATTATTCAACACATTTCTGAATTTGGGAAAGCAGACCACGGTATAAACCGGCAGGCTTTTAGCAAGGCTGATATGCAAGCTAAACAGTATGTAATCAAGTTAATGCAAGACATCGGCATGGTTGTCCGGCAGGATGAGATCGGCAACGTAATCGGACGCCTTGAAGGCATGGATCCACGGTTGCCGGCTGTGCTTACCGGCTCGCATTTGGATACTGTTCCTGACGGCGGTAAATATGACGGCGTAGTGGGAGTGGTTGGGGGATTGGCGGCTATGAGGCGTCTAAAGGAGCGTTCTACGAACCATCCTTTAGAAGTGGTTGTATTTGCTGCCGAGGAATCCAGCCGTTTTGCTTATGCCACAATGGGAAGTAAAGCTATGACTGGCAGGGGGAACAGTAAAGCTTGGAGAAAAGCAACTGATTGTGAAGGCATCTCTTTTCCTCAAGCTTTACGGGAGCAGGGACTTGATTTTGAAACAATTGGAAACTGTATGAGAAATAAGCAGGATATCAAAGCCTTTCTTGAATTACATATAGAACAGGGACCTGTATTGGAGAAAGAAGGTCACAGTATTGGCATTGTTGAGGCGATTGCGGCTCCTACCCGTTTAAAAATTACTGTGCAGGGTGTTGCCGGCCATTCGGGAACGACGCCGATGGAAGATCGGCACGATGCTCTGGTGAGTGCGGCAGCCATTATTCTGGCTATACAGGAAGTTGCTTTGGAACAATCTCGTTATGGTACGGTGGGAACAGTTGGAGCGTTAAAAGTGTATCCAGGCGCTATGAATGTCATACCTGGGTTAGTGGAATTGTGGGTAGATATTCGTGGTGTGGATCAAAAAAGTATTATCGAATGCCTGCAGGATATTAAGGATGCAGTTAGCACTATTGCCGAAGGACAGGAAACCTCCATGGCCATTGAAATGCTATCCGCTGACAAACCGGTACAAATGAATCAGGCGATAACCCAGGTAATCGAAAAGGTTTGTCGCAAAGCGGGGAAAACATACAAGCGGATGAATAGCGGGGCTGGGCATGATGCCATGAATATGGCTTATTTAGCACCTGCCGGAATGATTTTTATTCCTTGTCATGATGGGTTGAGTCACAATCCGGATGAATATGTCAATCCGGAAGATATTATGGCTGGAATTGATGTTTTAGCGGAAACACTTTATGAATTAGCAAAGTAG
- a CDS encoding DUF2970 domain-containing protein, whose amino-acid sequence MSKGIGKRAYHKQDMDKLNRTALIIGGVAAAVILILMIISFVL is encoded by the coding sequence GTGAGTAAAGGAATCGGCAAAAGGGCATATCACAAACAGGATATGGATAAGCTCAATCGAACAGCGTTAATTATCGGCGGAGTTGCTGCCGCAGTCATCCTGATTCTTATGATTATTTCTTTTGTGCTGTAA
- a CDS encoding glutamine synthetase: MINDLLYVISAGTSKEEIVNLLKDHPEIKFVSLVGIDLAGNDTDEKIPINLFLEDIAGFFAGTAVQTDGSSVVLTGIATLNNAKVDMIADPEVNWFIDYNYEHIDAATGKPVGTLRIPCFLVHNGLRVDSRSILAESLAYIKSELLTLFKKQPKIAGLDHVPTADIDDIIFTSATELEFWVKTPADKADVAELSASQVMQEQYWQRTRGEVRTALEQTIIMLQNYGLEPEMGHKEVGGIKAQIDESGHLSHVMEQLEIDWKFANGVQTADNELQARIVVKEVFRANGLDVTFKAKPIIGVAGSGEHTHFGIAAKLKSGKVVNLFSPSDMKKDFLSAVGYGSIMGLLKNYEVINPFISATNDSLNRLKPGFEAPVCIVTSLGHSPAVPSRNRTILAGLVRDTNSPMATRFEMRAANPYTNTYVALSAIYLSALDGVKAAIESGKTTEELLAELSKEPGVAGFYLETDRAYRSEHDVFEDYTAEERSRLFGKPVATVWENMEHLKQYPDKVEVLKAGNILRQELIDAFVSGALIRWKTELAKRIIPENLVIVKNSKCLHDAESAVDFDLYNWDKIQAVRTYLAKDTVADKSLFTRIVETLQAGDYATASNLQIEMSDKIDELKALYVEYKKNMIHTC; the protein is encoded by the coding sequence GTGATTAATGATTTATTGTATGTAATTTCAGCCGGGACAAGCAAAGAAGAAATTGTTAATTTACTCAAAGACCACCCGGAAATTAAATTTGTATCTCTTGTTGGGATAGATTTAGCAGGTAATGATACCGATGAAAAAATTCCAATTAATTTGTTCCTTGAAGATATAGCTGGATTTTTTGCCGGTACTGCGGTGCAGACAGATGGATCGTCAGTAGTGCTTACCGGGATTGCTACATTAAATAATGCTAAAGTCGATATGATTGCTGATCCTGAAGTGAACTGGTTTATTGATTATAATTATGAACATATTGATGCGGCAACCGGTAAACCCGTTGGTACATTGCGTATTCCCTGCTTTTTAGTTCACAATGGTCTACGGGTAGATTCCCGTTCTATTTTGGCTGAGAGCTTGGCCTATATTAAATCCGAATTATTAACTTTGTTTAAAAAACAACCGAAAATTGCTGGATTAGATCATGTCCCTACGGCTGATATAGATGATATTATCTTTACTTCGGCTACCGAATTGGAATTTTGGGTGAAAACTCCGGCTGATAAAGCTGATGTTGCAGAATTATCTGCGTCTCAGGTAATGCAGGAACAATACTGGCAACGTACTCGTGGTGAAGTTCGCACTGCGTTGGAACAAACTATTATAATGCTGCAAAATTACGGACTTGAACCGGAAATGGGGCATAAAGAAGTTGGCGGTATTAAGGCACAAATTGATGAGTCCGGACATTTAAGTCATGTTATGGAACAGTTGGAAATCGACTGGAAATTTGCTAACGGTGTTCAAACTGCAGATAATGAATTGCAAGCCAGAATTGTTGTTAAAGAAGTCTTCCGCGCCAATGGACTGGATGTTACTTTTAAAGCAAAACCGATTATTGGTGTTGCTGGCAGCGGCGAGCATACTCACTTTGGTATTGCTGCCAAATTAAAATCCGGTAAAGTTGTAAATCTGTTCTCGCCGTCTGATATGAAAAAAGATTTTCTCAGTGCCGTTGGCTATGGTTCCATCATGGGTCTGTTGAAAAATTACGAAGTTATTAATCCGTTTATCTCAGCAACCAATGATTCTCTCAATCGTTTAAAACCTGGTTTTGAGGCACCTGTATGTATTGTTACATCTTTGGGCCACTCGCCTGCAGTACCTTCCCGTAATAGGACGATTTTAGCTGGATTAGTTCGCGACACCAATAGTCCGATGGCTACTCGGTTTGAAATGCGGGCTGCAAATCCTTATACCAATACGTATGTTGCTTTGTCCGCAATTTATTTAAGTGCTTTGGATGGGGTAAAGGCTGCCATTGAATCAGGTAAAACAACAGAAGAACTTCTGGCAGAATTGTCTAAAGAACCGGGTGTAGCGGGATTCTACTTGGAAACTGATCGTGCATATCGCAGCGAGCATGACGTATTTGAAGATTACACAGCGGAAGAACGAAGCCGTTTATTTGGTAAACCAGTAGCTACTGTTTGGGAAAACATGGAGCACTTAAAACAATATCCGGACAAAGTTGAAGTTCTAAAAGCAGGCAACATTCTGCGGCAGGAGCTTATTGATGCTTTTGTTTCCGGTGCGCTGATTCGTTGGAAGACCGAACTTGCGAAACGGATTATTCCCGAAAATTTAGTGATTGTTAAAAATAGTAAATGCTTGCATGATGCGGAAAGTGCCGTAGACTTTGACTTGTATAATTGGGATAAGATTCAAGCAGTGCGTACTTATCTGGCCAAAGATACGGTTGCAGATAAGAGTCTGTTCACTCGCATTGTTGAAACTCTTCAGGCTGGTGACTATGCAACTGCATCGAATTTGCAGATTGAAATGTCTGATAAAATTGACGAGTTAAAGGCGTTATATGTAGAGTATAAGAAAAATATGATTCATACTTGCTAA
- a CDS encoding glutamine synthetase III, with the protein MTIYGANVFNDAVMKERLPKAAYKALKKTIEEGRSLDTAIADVVANAMKDWAVEKGATHFTHWFQPLTGITAEKHDAFISPTSDGKAIMEFSGKELIKGEPDASSFPSGGLRATFEARGYTAWDCTSPAFVKDGSLYIPTAFCSYTGEALDKKTPLLRSMEALSKQAMRVLRALGNTTTSKVITTVGPEQEYFIVDKKTFEQRKDLIFTGRTLFGAMPPKGQELEDHYFGSIKDRISAYMKELDEELWKLGVAAKTKHNEVAPAQHELAPIFTTTNIATDHNQLTMELMKKIALRHDLVCLLHEKPFAGINGSGKHNNWSMGTDDGMNLLDPGRTPHENKQFLVFLCSVIKAVDEYADLLRVSAANPGNDHRLGANEAPPAIVSIFLGEQLQDILEQIENGGATSSKHGGFMEIGVTTLPALPKDATDRNRTSPFAFTGNKFEFRMVPSSASIAAPNYVLNTIVAEVLSEVADRLERAKDVTAEIKAILKEYVTKHKRVVFNGNGYSDDWVAEAEKRGLPNIKTTVEAAKALVCEKNLSVMEKHGVLSRAEMESHYEIELETYIKTINIEALTMIEMAKRQILPAVIKFATQLAASINTIKATGIAADVTAQTELLTEAASLIADLKEKTAVLEKSVEKAAKASGDTYEQAAVFRFDVFEKMAALREVADTLETIVDKELWPMPTYGDLLFNV; encoded by the coding sequence ATGACCATTTATGGGGCAAATGTATTTAATGATGCTGTAATGAAAGAGCGTCTTCCTAAAGCTGCCTATAAAGCTTTAAAGAAGACAATTGAAGAGGGGCGTTCTCTAGATACAGCCATTGCCGATGTAGTAGCTAATGCGATGAAAGATTGGGCTGTGGAAAAGGGTGCAACCCATTTTACCCATTGGTTCCAGCCGCTGACTGGTATAACTGCTGAAAAACATGACGCGTTTATATCACCAACTTCTGATGGCAAAGCCATAATGGAATTTTCCGGTAAAGAATTAATTAAGGGAGAACCAGACGCTTCTTCTTTTCCATCCGGTGGTCTTAGAGCTACATTTGAGGCCAGAGGCTATACGGCTTGGGATTGTACTTCACCAGCATTTGTCAAAGATGGTTCATTGTATATACCCACCGCTTTTTGTTCCTACACAGGTGAGGCTTTAGACAAGAAAACCCCGCTGTTACGTTCCATGGAAGCTTTATCAAAGCAAGCAATGAGGGTATTAAGAGCTCTTGGAAATACAACAACTAGCAAGGTTATTACCACTGTCGGTCCGGAGCAAGAATATTTTATTGTTGATAAGAAAACTTTTGAGCAAAGAAAAGATTTAATATTTACAGGAAGAACACTATTTGGTGCAATGCCGCCCAAAGGGCAGGAATTGGAAGATCACTATTTTGGTTCCATCAAAGATAGAATTTCTGCTTATATGAAGGAATTAGATGAGGAACTTTGGAAACTTGGAGTAGCTGCCAAAACTAAACATAACGAAGTTGCTCCGGCACAGCATGAGTTAGCTCCAATATTCACTACTACAAATATAGCAACCGATCATAACCAGCTTACTATGGAGCTTATGAAAAAAATTGCGCTAAGGCATGATCTGGTGTGCTTATTGCATGAAAAACCATTTGCCGGTATTAACGGTTCCGGTAAGCATAATAATTGGTCTATGGGAACAGATGATGGTATGAACCTGCTTGATCCTGGTCGTACTCCCCACGAGAATAAACAATTTTTAGTTTTCTTATGCTCTGTTATCAAAGCAGTAGATGAATATGCAGATTTATTGCGGGTATCAGCAGCAAACCCGGGCAATGATCACCGACTGGGCGCTAATGAAGCTCCTCCGGCCATAGTATCCATATTCTTAGGCGAACAGCTGCAGGATATCTTAGAGCAAATAGAAAACGGTGGGGCTACAAGCTCCAAGCATGGCGGCTTCATGGAAATCGGTGTTACTACATTGCCGGCTTTACCTAAAGATGCAACGGATAGAAATAGAACATCTCCTTTTGCCTTTACTGGAAATAAGTTTGAATTTAGAATGGTTCCCTCATCGGCTTCTATTGCTGCACCGAACTATGTTTTAAACACTATCGTAGCTGAAGTCCTCAGCGAAGTTGCTGATCGCTTAGAGAGGGCCAAGGATGTAACTGCTGAAATTAAAGCAATCCTTAAAGAATACGTAACGAAGCATAAGAGGGTAGTCTTTAACGGAAACGGCTATTCCGATGATTGGGTAGCTGAAGCTGAAAAGCGGGGCCTGCCCAATATCAAGACTACGGTTGAAGCGGCAAAAGCATTAGTTTGTGAAAAGAACTTGTCAGTCATGGAAAAACATGGGGTATTAAGCAGAGCCGAGATGGAATCCCATTATGAAATAGAACTTGAAACTTACATTAAAACGATTAACATTGAAGCTTTAACAATGATCGAAATGGCTAAGCGGCAAATACTTCCGGCTGTTATCAAATTTGCCACCCAGCTTGCTGCTTCAATCAATACAATTAAAGCAACAGGTATTGCCGCGGACGTAACAGCGCAAACTGAACTGTTAACCGAAGCCGCTTCACTGATTGCAGACTTAAAGGAAAAGACTGCTGTTCTTGAGAAATCGGTAGAGAAAGCTGCAAAAGCGTCTGGAGATACTTATGAGCAGGCTGCTGTATTTAGATTTGATGTGTTTGAAAAAATGGCAGCGTTAAGAGAAGTTGCCGATACGCTTGAAACTATTGTAGATAAAGAACTATGGCCAATGCCTACCTATGGTGATCTGTTATTTAATGTTTAG
- a CDS encoding type II asparaginase, protein MKKRFIISLAIICLVLFSFQVVFAAENSIEKLPNVKILATGGTIAGAGATSTTTVGYTAAVVPVDNLINNVPELKKVANVSGEQISQIASENMTNQVWLKLAKRINELLASDDVDGIVITHGTDTIEETAYFLNLVVKSEKPVVIVGAMRPPTAMSADGPINLYNAVILAGSKDAQGKGVMVCMNDVINGAREVTKTNTSLLDTFRAPELGYLGYMQDNKPHFYKQSTRKHTTQTEFDITGLTDLPRVDIVYGYANNSRVMLDAAVAAGAKGIVHAGVGDGSLFTEVKEGLIDAQKKGVVIVRSSRVGNGIVARNGEANDDQLHFVASDTLNPQKARILLMLALTKTTDPLEIQKMFWEY, encoded by the coding sequence ATGAAAAAACGTTTTATTATCAGCTTGGCGATCATATGTCTAGTCTTGTTTAGTTTTCAGGTTGTCTTTGCCGCTGAAAATTCTATTGAAAAATTGCCCAATGTAAAAATCTTGGCAACCGGTGGTACTATTGCCGGTGCAGGCGCTACCAGTACAACTACTGTTGGCTACACAGCAGCCGTTGTACCAGTTGACAATCTAATCAACAATGTCCCCGAGTTAAAAAAGGTAGCAAATGTTAGCGGGGAACAAATCTCCCAAATTGCTAGTGAAAATATGACGAATCAAGTATGGTTAAAGCTGGCGAAACGAATTAATGAACTGCTTGCTTCCGATGATGTAGACGGAATTGTAATTACTCATGGTACTGATACCATTGAAGAAACTGCCTATTTCTTAAATCTGGTTGTTAAAAGCGAAAAACCAGTAGTCATCGTTGGTGCAATGCGCCCCCCTACCGCAATGAGTGCTGATGGCCCTATAAATCTTTACAATGCCGTTATCTTAGCTGGCAGCAAAGATGCTCAAGGCAAAGGCGTAATGGTTTGCATGAATGATGTTATCAACGGCGCCCGCGAAGTTACTAAAACCAATACTTCTTTATTAGATACCTTCCGTGCTCCTGAACTGGGATACCTCGGATACATGCAAGATAATAAGCCGCATTTTTACAAACAATCCACCCGGAAACACACCACTCAAACTGAATTTGATATCACTGGTCTAACTGACTTGCCGAGAGTTGACATCGTGTACGGTTATGCCAATAACAGCCGTGTTATGCTGGATGCGGCAGTAGCGGCCGGTGCTAAAGGAATTGTTCATGCCGGCGTAGGCGATGGCAGTCTGTTTACCGAAGTCAAAGAAGGGTTGATTGACGCTCAGAAAAAAGGCGTGGTTATCGTAAGAAGTTCCCGTGTCGGCAATGGTATCGTTGCCCGCAATGGGGAAGCCAACGATGATCAGCTACACTTTGTAGCCTCTGATACTTTAAATCCGCAAAAAGCCCGCATTTTATTAATGTTAGCCTTAACCAAAACCACTGATCCTCTTGAAATCCAGAAAATGTTCTGGGAATACTAA
- a CDS encoding NAD(P)-dependent oxidoreductase: MKILIVGYFTETSKSNIASYFPEDWEIVIVPPGKEMLHHIEDCQVIIPEHIKVNRSLLSIAKKLKLVQTGAGYDNIDIDACTQLGIWVANAAGVNAQAVAEHVMALILSYYKNIPFLDAFMKNRKDENQLDYTGSELKGKTIGIIGLGSIGKKVAEFCRAFDMNVLAYARNAVVQSDGFMKMTDFDNLVSVADIVSVHVPLNQQTKQLINKAVFKKMKNTALFINTARGGIVNERDLTDALKNRDISGACLDVFEAEPLPIDSELRNLSNVILTPHTAGMPDGRKFHKKRYDFFVNNIKRVENGEEPESKLNQLL; this comes from the coding sequence ATGAAAATTCTCATAGTCGGTTATTTTACCGAGACCTCAAAATCAAATATTGCAAGCTATTTTCCGGAGGACTGGGAGATTGTAATTGTCCCACCCGGAAAAGAAATGTTGCATCATATTGAAGATTGCCAGGTAATCATACCTGAACATATTAAAGTGAACCGCAGCCTGCTTTCTATAGCAAAAAAATTAAAATTGGTACAGACGGGTGCAGGATATGATAATATAGATATCGATGCCTGTACGCAGCTCGGCATTTGGGTGGCCAATGCTGCAGGGGTGAATGCACAGGCAGTGGCCGAGCATGTAATGGCACTGATATTGTCTTATTATAAAAATATACCGTTTCTTGATGCTTTCATGAAAAACAGGAAAGATGAAAATCAATTGGACTATACAGGAAGCGAATTAAAGGGCAAAACGATTGGGATTATCGGCTTGGGCTCCATCGGTAAAAAAGTAGCTGAGTTTTGCAGGGCATTTGATATGAACGTGCTGGCTTATGCTAGAAATGCCGTTGTACAATCTGATGGTTTCATGAAAATGACGGATTTTGATAATCTTGTAAGCGTGGCGGACATAGTAAGTGTACATGTACCTCTGAATCAGCAAACCAAACAGCTGATCAACAAAGCAGTATTCAAGAAAATGAAGAATACCGCACTTTTTATCAATACAGCCCGTGGCGGGATTGTCAATGAGAGAGACTTGACAGATGCATTAAAAAACAGGGATATTTCAGGTGCATGCCTGGATGTGTTTGAAGCTGAACCGCTTCCAATTGATAGTGAGCTCCGGAATCTAAGTAATGTGATACTTACTCCCCATACGGCAGGTATGCCTGACGGCCGTAAATTCCATAAAAAAAGATATGATTTCTTTGTGAATAATATAAAACGTGTAGAGAATGGGGAAGAGCCTGAAAGCAAGCTCAATCAGTTATTATAG
- a CDS encoding SufD family Fe-S cluster assembly protein: MENEQNIKNKAHAALTKKAALGADIDLTVYADNAKEEKYVSNPGSLSSEQQKQLQSIGIEVKGDERAGTYMQLDHSIIHCNTSTKGVEILNIDDALNKYDGLADYWWQAVEPDVDKYTARAALHQEHGYFIRAFAGSKIEYPVQACLYIGQEDIVQDVHNVIIVEEGAELHVITGCATDSHVKKGMHIGISEFYVKKGAKLTFTMLHRWGEDVAVRPRTSVIVEENGLYMSNYICMHPVKNLQMYPTTKLVGPGATSRINSIIVAPPGSNMDVGGRAVLASPGTKAEIIARTISTGGVVINRGHLLGQAPETKAHLECHGLLLSDKGVIHAVPELEARTCNAELSHEAAVGKIAPEEIEYLMARGLNEEEAIAAIVRGFLNINIEGLPDILKREIDSVIQKFSLDK, encoded by the coding sequence ATGGAAAATGAACAGAACATAAAGAATAAAGCACATGCGGCTTTAACAAAAAAAGCTGCATTGGGTGCAGATATTGATTTAACAGTTTATGCTGATAATGCAAAAGAAGAAAAATATGTTTCCAATCCTGGTTCATTATCGTCAGAGCAGCAAAAACAACTGCAGAGTATTGGCATTGAAGTAAAGGGGGACGAACGGGCCGGAACTTATATGCAGCTTGATCATTCTATTATACATTGCAATACATCAACTAAAGGCGTAGAAATTTTAAATATAGATGATGCTCTGAATAAATATGACGGTTTGGCTGATTATTGGTGGCAGGCAGTAGAGCCGGATGTTGATAAATATACCGCAAGAGCAGCGTTGCATCAAGAACACGGTTATTTTATTCGCGCTTTTGCCGGTTCGAAAATTGAATATCCGGTACAAGCCTGCCTCTACATTGGACAAGAAGATATTGTGCAGGATGTTCACAATGTTATCATAGTCGAAGAAGGTGCAGAACTGCACGTGATTACCGGCTGTGCAACTGACTCACATGTGAAAAAGGGCATGCATATCGGTATTAGTGAATTCTATGTAAAAAAAGGCGCGAAATTAACTTTTACGATGCTGCATCGCTGGGGCGAAGATGTTGCAGTTCGTCCTCGAACCAGCGTAATTGTAGAAGAAAATGGTTTATATATGTCTAATTATATCTGTATGCATCCGGTAAAAAATTTGCAAATGTATCCGACTACTAAATTAGTAGGCCCAGGGGCTACTTCACGAATTAATTCCATTATTGTTGCCCCGCCTGGTTCGAATATGGATGTTGGGGGACGTGCCGTTTTAGCATCACCGGGAACAAAGGCAGAGATTATTGCCCGTACTATCAGTACCGGCGGAGTAGTCATTAACCGTGGACATTTGTTGGGACAGGCACCGGAAACCAAAGCACATTTGGAGTGCCATGGTCTGCTTTTATCCGACAAAGGCGTTATTCATGCGGTTCCCGAATTGGAAGCCCGTACCTGTAATGCGGAACTCAGCCATGAAGCAGCAGTAGGGAAGATTGCTCCGGAAGAGATCGAATATTTAATGGCCCGCGGCCTGAATGAGGAAGAAGCTATCGCCGCCATTGTTCGAGGCTTTCTCAACATTAATATTGAAGGGTTGCCTGACATTTTGAAACGGGAGATAGACAGTGTAATTCAAAAATTCAGTTTGGATAAATAA
- a CDS encoding ABC transporter ATP-binding protein yields MLKLENLSIAVDGRPILHDINLHIKPGEVHVLFGPNGTGKSTLISAIMGFSRYTVTGGKIYFKGQDITNSTIDERARLGIGVMIQRPPTLRGITVREIVQICGKRQIDLGKLVDEMNMRAFLERGVNEGFSGGEIKRSELLQLMAQQPDLVMLDEPESGVDIENIALVGKATNYILERGMRKTGQTIKKCRAARQKSGLIITHTGHILQYVPADIAHVMYQGTLACSGNPQEMLSCIKEKGYGECVNCVL; encoded by the coding sequence ATGTTAAAATTAGAGAATTTGTCGATTGCGGTAGATGGCCGTCCTATATTACATGATATAAATTTACATATCAAGCCAGGAGAGGTACACGTATTATTTGGGCCAAACGGTACTGGAAAGTCAACGTTAATTAGTGCGATTATGGGCTTTTCACGGTATACTGTTACTGGCGGAAAGATTTATTTTAAGGGGCAGGATATAACGAATAGTACCATTGACGAACGCGCCCGTTTAGGGATTGGGGTTATGATTCAACGTCCGCCGACATTGAGAGGCATTACGGTGAGAGAAATAGTCCAGATTTGTGGTAAAAGACAAATTGATCTGGGGAAATTGGTAGACGAAATGAATATGAGGGCATTTTTAGAAAGAGGAGTTAACGAAGGCTTTTCCGGTGGTGAAATTAAACGTTCTGAATTGCTGCAGTTAATGGCGCAGCAGCCGGATTTGGTTATGTTAGATGAACCGGAGTCTGGTGTTGACATTGAAAATATTGCATTGGTTGGAAAAGCAACCAATTATATTTTAGAACGCGGCATGCGTAAGACAGGGCAAACAATTAAAAAGTGTCGGGCAGCACGTCAAAAATCGGGACTGATTATTACCCATACAGGCCATATTTTACAATATGTTCCGGCGGATATAGCACATGTGATGTATCAGGGGACATTAGCCTGCAGCGGTAATCCGCAAGAAATGCTCTCTTGTATTAAAGAAAAAGGTTATGGAGAATGTGTTAATTGTGTATTATAG